The Idiomarina loihiensis L2TR genomic sequence TAAAGTTCATACTGAATGTGTCAGCAAAAAACTTACTCAGCAATTGCAGGACGGACTGAACGGGCAGCCTTTACTGGTTCCTGTGGCAGTCAGTTTGGCGAACCTGCCCGGGCCTGCGAGCCAGTGGCCGCAACAGCAATTAAACCAGTGCGGTGTGGTGTATAAAATTCAGCGTGAGCAGGCAATTATTGAGCAAATGCCGGAAATGTTACGTCAGGGCAATGTGGTGAGTGGTTTTACTGACTTATTAACCTTACTGACCGAAGATGCTGAAACTGACCAACTGGCTCGTTGGTTGGCACAGTTTGCTGGTCTTGAGTCGTACAGTCTGACTCAGGCGGAGCACTGGCTTATTCAGTGGCGTTCGCAATTGGCTGAAAGCGCGGATGCGTTACAAAAGTTGCCGTTACCCGGAGAGAATAATGCATAGCAAGGACGCCGTTATTGCCATTTATGGGCCAACAGCTTCAGGCAAAACAGCGTTGTCGCTGGCGCTTTGTGAGCAACTGGATTGTGAGATTATTTCTGTCGATTCCGCGTTGATTTATCGGGGAATGGATATTGGTACCGCGAAACCCAGCGCCGAAGAGCAAAACTTAGTTCCTCATCACTTGCTGGATATTCGCGACCCTGCCGAAACTTATTCGGCGGCCGACTTCCAAAAAGACGCTTTGGCTTTAATTGATGATATTCAGCAACGTGGCAAGGTGCCTTTGTTGGTTGGCGGAACCATGTTGTACTTTAAGGCGTTGCTGGAAGGGCTTTCCCATTTGCCCGAGTCCGATACCAGCGTGCGTGAGAAACTGACCGCCGAACTGCATGAGAAAGGTTTAGCCGAACTGCACAGTCGGCTGCAAAAGGTTGATCCCACAAGTGCGAAACGCATTCACCCTAACGATCCTCAGCGAATTCTGCGAGCTTTGGAGGTTTATGAAATTGCGGGCAAACCTCTGACAGAACTTACCAGGGAGCGTCATGGTCAGTTAACTAAACCCATTTATCAGTTTGCGGTGGCGCCAGTTGAACGGAAAGTTTTACATCAGCGTATAGAACAGCGTTTCGACCATATGTTGGCGCAACCTTTTAAAGAAGAAGTTGCAACTTTGTTTGCCAGACCCGATTTGCATCCGGATCTTCCGTCTATACGCAGTGTTGGCTATCGGCAAATGTGGCAGCACCTGGCCGGAGAGCTAAGCTATGATGAAATGCGCGAACGCGGAATTATTGCTACCCGACAGTTGGCGAAAAGACAAATGACCTGGCTGCGGGGCTGGCCGGGAGTGCACTGGCTGGAAACCGGCGACCTCAATATGCAGGCGAAAGTCATGACAGCAATGCAGCAGCCCGCAAAGATTTTTAATAGTAAGGATTGAAATTAGACGACCAAGGCCGCAGATCCAATTCTGGACTAAATGAGTAATTCTTAACGTTTTTCTTATTGCAAAAATTCTTTACTGGTCTAGTGTGTCTTTACAGGGAACTGCAAATTGGCAGTGCTGTAGCTTACTATTTACACATTGGATATTAATAACGATAAAAAGGAATCCAAGATGGCTAAGGGGCAAACTTTACAAGACCCATTCTTAAATGCGTTACGTCGTGAGCGCATACCAGTATCTATTTACTTAGTTAATGGCATTAAACTGCAGGGACAAATTGAGTCTTTTGATCAATTCGTTGTCTTATTAAAGAATACGGTTAGCCAAATGGTGTATAAGCATGCAATTTCAACAGTTGTACCTGCGCGTATTCCTCAAAATTATTTGCCGCAACAAGCTGGCGAAGATATGGCTGAAATAGAAGATTAATGGTGAAAGAGAGGTCTGAACAACTTGTTCGATAGGTATGAAGGTGGCGACTACGCAATATTGGTTCATGTGGATTTACCCGCGGAAGTTGACCGAGAAGATCTCTCCGAATTACAACTTTTAGCTGATTCTTCGGGCGTGAAAACTATGGGAGTGATGACTACAAGTCGTAACTCCCCAACCCCCAGATACTTTGTTGGTAGTGGTAAGGCAGAAGAAATTGCCGAGCAGGTAAAGCTGCTGGACGCTAACATTGTTATCTTTAATCACGCGTTATCACCAACGCAAGAGCGAAATCTGGAAGCCATTTGCAAATGTCGGGTGTTAGATCGTACGGGTCTTATTCTAGATATTTTTGCGCAGCGGGCACGAACCCACGAAGGTAAGTTGCAGGTTGAATTAGCGCAACTGCGTCATATATCGACACGACTGGTGCGAGGCTGGACTCACCTTGAGAGACAAAAAGGTGGTATTGGTTTACGTGGGCCAGGTGAAACCCAGCTTGAGACCGACAGGCGCTTAATTCGCGGACGTATTAAAAATATTTTAAAGCGCCTGGAGAAAGTCCAGAAACAGCGGGAGCAGGGGCGTCGGGCTCGTAAAAAAGCGGATATTCCTACGGTATCGCTGGTGGGTTATACCAACGCAGGTAAGTCGACGCTATTTAATCGCCTGACTGAAGCCGGCGTTTATGCCGCGGATCAGCTATTCGCAACACTTGACCCAACCCTTAGAAAACTTGCAGTAGAAGATATTGGTGAAGTGATTCTGGCTGACACCGTTGGTTTTATTCGTCACTTACCTCATGACCTAGTCGCAGCTTTTAAAGCGACGCTACAGGAAACTCAAGAGGCCGATTTATTGTTACATGTGGTTGATGTCAGCGACGAACAGCAGCAAAATAATATTGATCAGGTTGCTGAGGTGTTGGAAGAAATCGATGCTGGCGATGTACCACAGTTAATTATTTGTAATAAAATAGATCAAGTGGAGGGGGCAGAACCCCGAATTGACTACGATGATAACCAAAAGCCAATAAGGGTCTGGGTTTCGGCGCAGCAAGGCCTTGGCATTGAAGAAGTGCTGGAGGCTCTACGGCAGATACTTGGCCCGCAAATGGTCGAGTTGACTCTGAAAATCCCCCACTCAATGGGTAAATTACGTGGTACATTATACCGTTGGAATAGCGTGACATCGGAAGATGTTAACGAAAACGGCGAACTTGCGTTGCAAGTGCGTATGTCATCGGTAGACTGGCAGCGTTTACATAAGGCTTATGGCAATCAACTGGACGACTTAGTCGTGCAGTAATAGAATTTTTATAGCAACAGTTTTCTTAAAAAACTTGGAGCACTCAATGGCTTGGAATCAACCGGGAAACGGTAATAACAATGACCGTGACCCATGGAAAAATCAAGGCGGCAAAGATCAAGGGCCGCCTGATCTCGACGAAGCAGTTCGCAAACTGTTTTCCAAATTCGGTTTTGGTGGGAAAAAAGGCGGCGGCTCGGGCGGCAGTTCAGGTATCCCGGCAAAAGGCGTCGGCATTATCGCAATTATTGCGGTAATTGTTTGGTTTATCGCTGGTTTTTATACGGTTAAAGAAGCAGACCGTGGTGTTGTGCTGCGTTTCGGTCAGTTTCATACCCTGGTTGAGTCGGGACTTCACTGGCGCCCCGTGTTTATTGATTCGGTAGAACATGTAGACGTAAACAACATCCGCTCAGATAAAACTGATGGCTACATGCTGACTCAGGATGAGAACGTGGTTCGTGTGGAGCTGGATGTTCAGTATCGCGTTGTTGATCCGCGTGCGTATTTATTTAACGTAGAAAATGCTGATGGTGTTTTATCACGAGCTACTGACAGTGCCTTACGTTTTGTGGTGGGTCACACAACCATGGATGAAGTGCTGACTCGTGGTCGTGAGGAAGTCAGAGCGAATACTCTGGATATGCTCGAAAAAACAATGAATCCATACACGGTTGGTTTGCAGGTAGTTGATATTAACTTGCTGCCAGCACGGCCACCGGAGGCGGTTAAAGACGCCTTTGATGATGCTATATCGGCTCAGGAAGATGAAGAGCGCTTCATTAGAGAAGCTGAAGCTTATGCCCGCGAAGTAGAACCCTTGGCACGAGGCCAGGTACGTCGTATGTTGCAGGAAGCGCAAGCTTATCGTGAGCAAATTATTCTTGAGGCTCAGGGTGAAGTTGCTCGCTTTGAAGAGTTGCTGCCTCAATATCAAAACGCACCTGAAGTCACACGTCAGCGTATTTATCTTGATACTTTGCAGGAGCTTTATGCGAAAACGCCTAAGGTACTGGTTGACGTTGAAGGTGGTAACAACATGATGTACTTACCACTAGAAAAACTTCTCGAAAAGCAAGGTCGTAATACAAATTCATTCTCTCCGACGCGTATTCCTGAAGATGTTTCAGGTGGTTCCTCAAGTACTGGAACAGAGACACAAAATACGCGCAGCAGTAACCGCAGCGGAGGTCGAAACTAATGAAAAACCTAATCGCAATAATTGTTGTGGTCCTGGTCGTTCTGGGGCTTTCCTCCGTTTATGTAGTTAAGGAAGGCGAACGCGCCATCTTAATTCAGTTCGGTAAGGTCGAGCGTAATGCAGAAACTGGTGAAGCTATGGTTTTCGAACCTGGTTTACACTTTAAAATCCCTTTCATTGAACAAGTGAAAAGACTGGATGCCCGCCTGCAAACATTAGACGGAGATCCTGACCGCTTTGTCACCAGTGAGAAAAAGGATTTGATTGTTGATACCTACGTTATGTGGCGTATTAATGACTTCTCTACTTTCTATCTGAGTACTAATGGCGGTAACTACCTCCAGGCTGAAGCTCTGTTAACTCGTCGTATTAACAGCGGTTTGCGTAGTGAATTTGGTAACCGTACCATTTCTGACATTGTTTCCGGTGAGCGTGATGAGTTAATGCGTGAAGCGTTAATACAAGGTTCAGAAAGTGCTTCCGACTTAGGTGTTGAAGTGCTGGATGTCCGCGTTATGCAAATTAATTTACCGGATGAAGTCAGTCAATCTATTTACCAGCGTATGCGCGCTGAACGTCAGGCTGTTGCGACAGAACACCGTTCTGAAGGTCGCGAACAAGCTGAGTTTATCCGTGCCGATGTTGACGCGCGTGTAACGGTAATGCTTGCCGACGCCAAACGTCAATCACGCGAGTTACGTGGTGAGGGTGATGCACAGGCGGCGAAAATCTACGCTGATGCTTATCAGAAAGACGCCGAGTTCTTTGCCTTTATCCGTAGTATGGAAGCTTATGGTGAATCATTCGGTTCCGGCAATGACATGTTAGTGCTTGATGCAAACAGTGACTTTTTCCGTTATTTACAAAATATGATGGGAAAAACTGAAGAGTAATCATGAATGAGCGTCTGATGTTTCCATCAGGCGCTCACCTCCGATGTACAAACCCTCCGATTAAAGGTAAGATCGCTCCGATTTTTTTTACGCGGGGCAATCATGAGTCAGAACGTTGTAATTCTAGGCACCCAGTGGGGTGACGAAGGCAAAGGTAAAATTGTTGACCTGTTAACCGATAAAGCCACTATGGTTGTGCGGTATCAGGGCGGACATAATGCTGGGCACACATTGGTTATTGACGGTGAAAAAACCGTCCTGCATTTAATTCCTTCAGGTATTCTACGCAAAAATGTTCAATGCGTTATTGGCAACGGCGTGGTTTTATCACCCGAAGCACTGATGGAAGAAATGGCTATGCTGGAAGCACGACATGTTCCAGTGGCAGACCGTTTGCGTATCAGCAAAGCTTGTCCATTAATTCTGCCATTCCATGTAGCTCTTGACCAGGCACGTGAACGTGCGCGCGGTAAAGAAGCCATTGGTACAACGGGGCGTGGCATTGGTCCTGCGTATGAAGACAAAGTTGCCCGTCGAGGTCTGCGCGTTGGTGACTTATTTGATATGAAGCGTTTTGGTGAGAAGCTGAAAGAGCTGGTGGATTATCACAACTTCTCCTTAGTTGAATACTATAAAGCCGATGCAATTGATTTCGATACCGTACTTAAGCAATGCGAAGAGTTCGCCGAAGTATTGAAACCTATGGTGATTGATGTACCTGCTTTACTTGATAAAGCACGTAAAAATGGCGAGTCAATCATGTTCGAAGGTGCACAGGGCACTTTGCTGGATATCGACCATGGTACTTACCCTTATGTAACCTCTTCCAATACAACCGCAGGCGGTGTTGCGACCGGAGCTGGCTTTGGTCCTCGTTATATTGATTACGTGTTGGGTATTGTCAAAGCCTACACCACTCGCGTGGGTAGTGGACCCTTCCCGACTGAACTTGACTGTGAAGTAGGCCAGCACTTAGGTGAGAAAGGTCATGAGTTTGGTGCAACCACCGGGCGCAAACGCCGTACCGGTTGGATAGACGCTGTAGCGATGCGGCGGGCAGTACAAATTAACTCTATCAGTGGCTTCTGCTTAACTAAGTTAGATGTACTGGACGGCCTTGAAGAGTTAAAGATTTGTATTGGTTATCAGCTCTCCGATGGCAGTGTGACAGAGCATCCTCCGCTGTCTGCAGAAGACTATGAAGTGGTAGAGCCCATTTACGAAACAATGCCGGGCTGGCAGCAAAGCACTGTTGGCATAACTGAACATAAAGAGTTACCGCCAGAAGCTTTAGCTTATATTGCCCGTATCGAAGCGTTAACCGGTGTACCGGTAGATATCATTTCAACTGGTCCAGATCGTAAAGAAACCATTGTCTTACGGCACCCGTTTGGGCAGTAAGAAAAAGTAGTGTATGTTACTAAAAGACGGTCAGTTTTCATCCGATGTAGATAAAAACTGACCAGTCAGAACAAAAAACTTAAAAAAATTACGCGCACCTATTGCACTATCAAATCTAGTACCATAGAATGCGCTCCACCTAACCGGTGGTGCCGGCATAGCTCAGTTGGTAGAGCAACTGACTTGTAATCAGTAGGTCCCGAGTTCGACTCTTGGTGCCGGCACCAATTTAAATTGCAAGACACGGGAGGGGTTCCCGAGTGGCCAAAGGGATCAGACTGTAAATCTGACGGCTCAGCCTTCGCAGGTTCGAATCCTGCCCCCTCCACCACGCAATTTCCTTGGTTTTGAAGTGGCCTCATAAAATTGTGAATTTGCGGGTGTCGTATAGTGGCTATTACCTCAGCCTTCCAAGCTGATGACGCGGGTTCGATTCCCGCCACCCGCTCCACATTCCGTCAGTGCTGATATAGCTCAGTTGGTAGAGCGCACCCTTGGTAAGGGTGAGGTCGGCGGTTCGAATCCGCCTATCAGCACCATTTCAATTTAGGCCCCTAATAAACCTCGGTAATGCTTTTTAGCTTAGGTAACACACCGAAGAATTTTGTTAGAGAGGCTGCAATGTCTAAAGAAAAATTTGAACGTTCGAAGCCGCACGTAAACGTCGGCACCATCGGTCACGTTGACCACGGTAAAACAACACTAACTGCTGCTATCACAACTGTTTTGGCAAAAGTTTATGGTGGTGCGGCGAAAGACTTCGCAGCCATCGATAACGCGCCAGAAGAGAAAGAGCGTGGTATTACCATTTCAACGTCACACGTTGAATATGACACACCAACTCGTCACTACGCACACGTAGACTGCCCAGGGCACGCTGACTATGTTAAAAACATGATCACCGGTGCGGCGCAGATGGACGGCGCAATCTTAGTCGTAGCAGCAACAGACGGCCCAATGCCACAGACTCGTGAGCACATCCTGCTTTCACGTCAGGTAGGCGTACCATTCATCGTTGTATTCATGAACAAATGTGACATGGTCGACGACGAAGAGCTGTTAGAGCTGGTAGAAATGGAAGTTCGTGAACTGTTGTCAGAATATGACTTCCCGGGCGACGACCTGCCAGTAATTCAAGGCTCTGCACTGAAAGCGCTGGAAGGCGACGAAGAGTGGAGTAAGAAAATTGTTGAGCTGGCTGACGCACTGGATAACTACATCCCAGAGCCAGAGCGTGACATCGATAAGCCGTTCATCATGCCAATCGAAGACGTATTCTCGATTTCAGGTCGTGGTACGGTAGTAACAGGTCGTGTAGAGCGCGGTATCGTGCGTACAGGCGACGAGTGTGAAATCGTTGGTATGAAAGACACCACGAAGACCACAGTTACTGGTGTTGAGATGTTCCGTAAGCTGCTTGACGAAGGTCGTGCAGGTGAGAACATTGGTGCCTTGTTGCGTGGTACTAAGCGTGACGACGTAGAGCGTGGTCAGGTACTGGCGAAGCCAGGTACAATTACTCCGCATACTAAGTTCGAAGCGGAAGTTTACGTACTGAGCAAAGACGAAGGTGGCCGTCATACGCCATTCTTTAAAGGTTACCGTCCACAGTTCTACTTCCGTACAACGGACGTTACTGGTGCCGTAGAATTGCCAGAAGGCGTAGAAATGGTCATGCCTGGTGATAACCTGAAATTCGTTGTTGATTTGATTGCTCCAATCGCAATGGACGAAGGTCTGCGTTTTGCTATCCGTGAGGGTGGCCGTACCGTAGGTGCAGGCGTTGTATCAAAAATCATGGACTAAGCAGTCCGGTTGATTTTAAGAGCCCGGCTTTGGCCGGGCTTTTTTATGCCTGCTAGGGCGGAGAAGGGCGCGGCTGGGCTTGCGTCAAAAACCATAATAGGTATAATACCGCGTCCAATCCTGCACCAATTGTAGGGTAGGCAAATTTAGGGGCGTAGTTCCAATTGGTAGAACAGCGGTCTCCAAAACCGATGGTTGGGGGTTCGAATCCCTCCGCCCCTGCCAGATTTTATTGATTCAAAGCGAAGACCGGTCGCAACTAGGATTAAAGAATGAGCGCAAATAACGAGACGCAAAGCAGTTCGTTGAACAGTTTGAAATGGATAATCACAATCGCCCTTTTAGTTGTTGCTATTGGCGGTAATCATTATTACACAGAAGAAGTGTCGGTTTTATACCGTGCTATTGCTGTGGTTGTTTTAGTTGCCTTAGCAGGTTTCTTTGCCAGCACGACAACGAAGGGAAAAACCTTTTTGTCGTTTGCGAAAGAAAGTCGTACCGAAGTTCGAAAGGTTGTCTGGCCATCGCGTCAGGAAGCGACTCAAACAACGCTTATCGTTGTTGTTGCGACCGTTGTAGTAGCACTTATTCTCTGGGGCCTTGACGGCATCCTGGTACGTGTCGTTGGCTTCTTAACCGGATTGGAGATTTAACCATGAGCGATAAGAAACGTTGGTACGTAGTACAAGCTTTTTCCGGTTACGAGGCACGGGTTTCTGAATCTCTGAAAGAACATATCAAAATGCACGGTATGGAAGATAAATTCGGTGAGATTCTGGTACCTAAAGAAGAAGTTGTGGAAATGCGCGGCGGCGTTCGTCGCAAAAGTGAACGCAAATTCTTTCCGGGCTATGTTTTAGTCGAAATGGATATGGACGAAGATGCCTGGCACTTGATTAAGAGCGTGCCTCGAGTACTTGGCTTTATCGGTGGTAGTAGCGATCGTCCTACCCCTATTTCAAAGAAAGAAGCCGATGCTATCCTCGACCGCTTACAAGATTCTGCAGACAAGCCTAAGCCTAAGACCTTATTTGAGCCGGGCGAAGTTGTACGTGTTAACGACGGTCCTTTCGCTGACTTCAACGGTACGGTTGAGGAAGTTGATTACGAGAAGAGCCGTGTTACGGTATCGGTTTCGATCTTCGGCCGAGCGACACCAGTTGAGCTTGAATTTGGTCAGATAGAAAAAGCCTGATCAAAAAAGCAGCAAGACAAAGATTGATCTATGGCGCGAAGTCACTTATAATTCGCGTCCTTTTTTAACGGGAAGCCGTTGGAGTAACTTTCCTCTGAAAAGTTACGAGGCGTTAAACCCACAACAGAGGTAATTACCATGGCGAAGAAAGTATCGGCCATTATCAAATTACAGGTAGCTGCTGGTTCAGCTAACCCGTCACCGCCAGTTGGTCCTGCATTGGGTCAGCACGGTGTGAACATTATGGAATTCTGTAAAGCGTTCAACGCACAGACCGACAGCCTGGAAAAAGGCGCTCCGGTTCCTGTTGAAATTACAGTGTTCGAAGACCGTTCATTCACATTTATTACCAAAACGCCTCCTGCGTCTTTCTTATTGAAGAAAGCGGCTGGTATCAAAAGTGGTTCAGGCGAGCCGAACACCAAGAAAGTTGGTACGGTAACTCGCGCGCAATTAGAAGAAATTGCGAAAACTAAAGAACCAGACCTGACTGCTGCCGACATGGACGCAGCTGTACGCACTATCGCCGGCTCTGCTCGCGCGATGGGCTTGAACGTGGAGGGCTAATCAATGGCTAAATTAACAAAACGCGCTCGTATGATCGCAGAGAAAGTTGAAGCCCGTGATTACGATGTGAATGAAGCGATTACTCTGTTAAAAGAGTTAGCAACAGCAAAATTCACTGAAAGTGTTGATGTCGCAGTAAACTTAGGCATCGATGCTCGTAAATCTGACCAAAACGTTCGTGGTGCTACGGTACTGCCAAACGGTACTGGCCGTGACGTTCGTGTTGCTGTATTCACTTCAGGTGACAATGCAGAAAAAGCGAAAGCAGCCGGTGCAGATATCGTTGGTATGGAAGACTTAGCAGCGCAAGTTAAGAAAGGTGAAATGAACTTCGACGTAGTCGTTGCATCACCTGACGCAATGCGTGTTGTTGGTCAATTAGGTCAAATCTTAGGTCCACGTGGCCTGATGCCTAACCCGAAAACTGGTACTGTAACTCCAGACGTAGCAACTGCAGTTAAAAACGCTAAAGCGGGTCAGGTTCGCTATCGCAACGATAAAAACGGTATTGTTCATGCAACAATCGGCCGTGTTGACTTCGATAACGACAAATTGAAAGAAAACCTTGAAGCTCTGCTGGCAGCTCTTAAGAAAGCTAAGCCTTCTTCAGCTAAAGGTGTTTTTGTAAAACGCATTAGCCTGTCCACAACAATGGGTGCTGGTGTGAGCATTGACCAGGCAACTGTAGCAGCGGTTTAATTCGCTTCAGTCAGGTTAGTGTAATGGTTTATGGGTTGGAGCTGCCGTGGCGTTGCTAAGGCGCAACAAAACAAGGCTCCCGTCCAAGACCGTAGGTGTACCGCGAGAATCTCAGAATATCGAGTAGTGGCACTTAATTTCCTACGCAGATGGTGATATCCGACTCAGGCTCTCTGGGTAGAGAATCACCGTGACAACGCGGTGGGTTTTATCCCACCTAATTGTAACGAGGGACTTCGGTCCCAAATTGAAAACGAGGTGATATCAGTGGCAATTGGTTTAGCCGGAAAGAAAGCCATCGTTAAGGAAGTTAACGACGTTGCTTCAAATGCGCTAGCCGTCACCGTTGCTGAATATCGAGGCATCGAAGTAGCCGATATGACTGCGCTGCGTAAGAAAGCTCGCGAGCAGGGTATTTTCGTTAAAGTTGTACGAAATACACTGGCAAAACGCGCTTTTGAAGGCACACAGTTTGACGACATGGGCGATGCACTTAAAGGACCTCTTGTTTATGGGTTTTCTATGGACGCACCGGGCGCTTCAGCTCGTTTGTTCAAAGACTTCTCAAAAGAAAACAAGAACTTGCAAGTGACAGCTCTGTCAATCGGTAATGGCATCATGGGTCCAGAAAAATTGGACGCAGTTGCTTCACTTCCGACTCGTGACGAAGCATTGGCTAAATTGCTCGCCACCTTCAAAGAACCGGTTAGCAAATTCGTTAAAACAGTTAACGAAGTACCTAGCAAGTTCGTTAGAACGTTGGCAGCAATTAAAGACGCTAAATAATACGTTGGTTTTTTAACCATTTTTTTGTAATTATAAACCCAGGAGTTTAGAGTAATGGCTCTGACTAAAGACGACATCTTAAACGCGATCGCTGAAATGCCAGTAATGGAACTGGTTGAACTGATCGAAGCAGCTGAAGAAAAATTCGGCGTTGACGCATCTGCAGCAGTAGCAGTAGCTGCTCCAGCAGCAGGCGGCGAAGCAGCAGCTGAAGAAAAAACTGAATTTGACGTAGTACTGAAAGCAGCTGGCGCAAACAAAGTTTCCGCTATCAAAGCTGTTCGCGGCGCAACTGGCCTTGGCTTGAAAGAAGCTAAAGCTATGGTTGAGTCTGCACCAGTAGCAGTTAAAGAAGGTGTAAGCAAAGACGAAGCTGAAGAGCTGAAAAAGCAGCTTGAAGAAGCTGGTGCGGAAGTTGAAGTTAAGTAATTTAACTTTTGTACGACATATGGCCTTTTAGGCCTCGGGCTGGTGGTTAATTAACCACCAGCCCTTTTGCGCTGTATCGCTTGTATCATTTTGCCCGAGGTTGGATACAGATAAGCGAAAAAAATAACAACGGGATCGACAGATAAAAGATTAATCTGTTTTTAACCATCGAACCACTCGTTGGTTAGGGTCATCAATCAGCTAGCTGAGGAACCCCATGGCGTACTCCTACTCTGAAAAAAAACGTATTCGTAAGGATTTCGGTAAACGACCTCAGGTCTTAGAAGTTCCTTATTTGCTGTCTATGCAGCTTGATTCATTTAAGAAATTTATTGAAGTCGATCCAGAAGCCAATAATGGTCTGGAAGCGGCTTTTCGTTCGGTCTTTCCTATTGCCAGTTATTCTGGTACTGCGGAACTACAGTACGTCAGTTATCACATGGGTGAGCCGGCGTTTGACGTTGAAGAATGTCAGATCCGGGGCATTACCTACTCAGCACCATTGCGTGTGAAACTGCGTCTGGTGCTGTTTGATAAAGAAGCAGCTGCCGGTACAGTTAAAGACATTAAAGAACAAGAAGTGTACATGGGCGAAATTCCGTTAATGACAGAAAACGGAACCTTCGTTATCAATGGCACAGAGCGAGTTATCGTTTCTCAGCTCCACCGTTCACCTGGTGTGTTCTTTGATCACGACAAAGGTAAATCACACTCGTCAGGTAAAGTCCTGTATAACGCGCGTGTTATTCCTTACCGTGGCTCTTGGTTGGATTTTGAATTTGATCCTAAAGACAACGTTTTTGTACGTATCGACCGTCGTCGTAAATTACCGGCGTCAATTATTCTTCGTGCTCTGGAATACAGCACTGAAGAAATTCTCGATATGTTCTTCGACACAACGTACTTTGAAATCCTTAAAACTAAGGTGAAAATGCAGTTGGTGCCTGAGCGTCTGCGTGGCGAGACCGCCAAGTTCGACATCAAAGGTGCTGAAGGCGAAGTACTGGTCGAAAAAGGCCGTCGTATTACCGCACGTCACATCCGCCAGTTGGAGCAACTGGACATTAAAGAGATGGAAGTGCCGGCAGAATACATGGTCGGAAAAGTATTAGCGAAA encodes the following:
- the hflK gene encoding FtsH protease activity modulator HflK, yielding MAWNQPGNGNNNDRDPWKNQGGKDQGPPDLDEAVRKLFSKFGFGGKKGGGSGGSSGIPAKGVGIIAIIAVIVWFIAGFYTVKEADRGVVLRFGQFHTLVESGLHWRPVFIDSVEHVDVNNIRSDKTDGYMLTQDENVVRVELDVQYRVVDPRAYLFNVENADGVLSRATDSALRFVVGHTTMDEVLTRGREEVRANTLDMLEKTMNPYTVGLQVVDINLLPARPPEAVKDAFDDAISAQEDEERFIREAEAYAREVEPLARGQVRRMLQEAQAYREQIILEAQGEVARFEELLPQYQNAPEVTRQRIYLDTLQELYAKTPKVLVDVEGGNNMMYLPLEKLLEKQGRNTNSFSPTRIPEDVSGGSSSTGTETQNTRSSNRSGGRN
- the hflC gene encoding protease modulator HflC; protein product: MKNLIAIIVVVLVVLGLSSVYVVKEGERAILIQFGKVERNAETGEAMVFEPGLHFKIPFIEQVKRLDARLQTLDGDPDRFVTSEKKDLIVDTYVMWRINDFSTFYLSTNGGNYLQAEALLTRRINSGLRSEFGNRTISDIVSGERDELMREALIQGSESASDLGVEVLDVRVMQINLPDEVSQSIYQRMRAERQAVATEHRSEGREQAEFIRADVDARVTVMLADAKRQSRELRGEGDAQAAKIYADAYQKDAEFFAFIRSMEAYGESFGSGNDMLVLDANSDFFRYLQNMMGKTEE
- a CDS encoding adenylosuccinate synthase; this encodes MSQNVVILGTQWGDEGKGKIVDLLTDKATMVVRYQGGHNAGHTLVIDGEKTVLHLIPSGILRKNVQCVIGNGVVLSPEALMEEMAMLEARHVPVADRLRISKACPLILPFHVALDQARERARGKEAIGTTGRGIGPAYEDKVARRGLRVGDLFDMKRFGEKLKELVDYHNFSLVEYYKADAIDFDTVLKQCEEFAEVLKPMVIDVPALLDKARKNGESIMFEGAQGTLLDIDHGTYPYVTSSNTTAGGVATGAGFGPRYIDYVLGIVKAYTTRVGSGPFPTELDCEVGQHLGEKGHEFGATTGRKRRTGWIDAVAMRRAVQINSISGFCLTKLDVLDGLEELKICIGYQLSDGSVTEHPPLSAEDYEVVEPIYETMPGWQQSTVGITEHKELPPEALAYIARIEALTGVPVDIISTGPDRKETIVLRHPFGQ
- the tuf gene encoding elongation factor Tu — its product is MSKEKFERSKPHVNVGTIGHVDHGKTTLTAAITTVLAKVYGGAAKDFAAIDNAPEEKERGITISTSHVEYDTPTRHYAHVDCPGHADYVKNMITGAAQMDGAILVVAATDGPMPQTREHILLSRQVGVPFIVVFMNKCDMVDDEELLELVEMEVRELLSEYDFPGDDLPVIQGSALKALEGDEEWSKKIVELADALDNYIPEPERDIDKPFIMPIEDVFSISGRGTVVTGRVERGIVRTGDECEIVGMKDTTKTTVTGVEMFRKLLDEGRAGENIGALLRGTKRDDVERGQVLAKPGTITPHTKFEAEVYVLSKDEGGRHTPFFKGYRPQFYFRTTDVTGAVELPEGVEMVMPGDNLKFVVDLIAPIAMDEGLRFAIREGGRTVGAGVVSKIMD
- the hfq gene encoding RNA chaperone Hfq, with protein sequence MAKGQTLQDPFLNALRRERIPVSIYLVNGIKLQGQIESFDQFVVLLKNTVSQMVYKHAISTVVPARIPQNYLPQQAGEDMAEIED
- the hflX gene encoding ribosome rescue GTPase HflX; protein product: MFDRYEGGDYAILVHVDLPAEVDREDLSELQLLADSSGVKTMGVMTTSRNSPTPRYFVGSGKAEEIAEQVKLLDANIVIFNHALSPTQERNLEAICKCRVLDRTGLILDIFAQRARTHEGKLQVELAQLRHISTRLVRGWTHLERQKGGIGLRGPGETQLETDRRLIRGRIKNILKRLEKVQKQREQGRRARKKADIPTVSLVGYTNAGKSTLFNRLTEAGVYAADQLFATLDPTLRKLAVEDIGEVILADTVGFIRHLPHDLVAAFKATLQETQEADLLLHVVDVSDEQQQNNIDQVAEVLEEIDAGDVPQLIICNKIDQVEGAEPRIDYDDNQKPIRVWVSAQQGLGIEEVLEALRQILGPQMVELTLKIPHSMGKLRGTLYRWNSVTSEDVNENGELALQVRMSSVDWQRLHKAYGNQLDDLVVQ
- the miaA gene encoding tRNA (adenosine(37)-N6)-dimethylallyltransferase MiaA, whose amino-acid sequence is MHSKDAVIAIYGPTASGKTALSLALCEQLDCEIISVDSALIYRGMDIGTAKPSAEEQNLVPHHLLDIRDPAETYSAADFQKDALALIDDIQQRGKVPLLVGGTMLYFKALLEGLSHLPESDTSVREKLTAELHEKGLAELHSRLQKVDPTSAKRIHPNDPQRILRALEVYEIAGKPLTELTRERHGQLTKPIYQFAVAPVERKVLHQRIEQRFDHMLAQPFKEEVATLFARPDLHPDLPSIRSVGYRQMWQHLAGELSYDEMRERGIIATRQLAKRQMTWLRGWPGVHWLETGDLNMQAKVMTAMQQPAKIFNSKD